In Rattus rattus isolate New Zealand chromosome 9, Rrattus_CSIRO_v1, whole genome shotgun sequence, a genomic segment contains:
- the Csf3 gene encoding granulocyte colony-stimulating factor isoform X2, producing the protein MAQLSAQGRMRLMALQLLLWHSALWSGQEAIPLLTVSSLPPSLPLPRSFLLKSLEQVRKLQARNTDLLEQLCATYKLCHPEELVLFGHSLGIPKASLSSCSSQALQQTKCLSQLHSGLFLYQGLLQALAGISSELAPTLDMLHLDVDNFATTIWQQMESLGVAPTVQPTQSTMPIFTSAFQRRAGGVLVTSYLQSFLETAHHALHHLA; encoded by the exons ATGGCTCAACTTTCTGCTCAAGGACGCATGAGGCTGATGG CCCTACAGCTGCTGCTGTGGCACAGTGCACTATGGTCAGGACAAGAGGCCATTCCCCTGCTCACCGTCAGCTCTCTGCCACCATCCCTGCCTTTGCCCCGAAGCTTTCTGCTTAAGTCCTTGGAGCAAGTGAGGAAGCTTCAGGCCAGGAACACTGACCTGCTGGAGCAGCTG TGTGCCACCTACAAGCTGTGTCATCCGGAGGAGCTGGTGCTGTTTGGCCACTCTCTGGGTATCCCCAAGGCTTCCCTGAGCAGCTGCTCCAGCCAGGCCTTGCAGCAG ACAAAGTGCCTGAGCCAACTGCACAGTGGGCTCTTCCTCTACCAAGGTCTCCTGCAGGCCCTAGCAGGCATTTCCTCTGAGCTGGCCCCCACCTTGGATATGCTTCACCTGGATGTCGACAACTttgccaccaccatctggcagCAG ATGGAAAGCCTCGGGGTGGCCCCTACTGTGCAGCCCACCCAGAGCACCATGCCAATCTTCACTTCTGCCTTCCAGCGTCGGGCAGGAGGAGTCCTGGTCACTTCATACCTGCAGAGCTTCCTGGAGACGGCTCACCACGCTCTGCACCACTTGGCCTAG
- the Csf3 gene encoding granulocyte colony-stimulating factor isoform X4 yields MAQLSAQGRMRLMALQLLLWHSALWSGQEAIPLLTVSSLPPSLPLPRSFLLKSLEQVRKLQARNTDLLEQLTKCLSQLHSGLFLYQGLLQALAGISSELAPTLDMLHLDVDNFATTIWQQMESLGVAPTVQPTQSTMPIFTSAFQRRAGGVLVTSYLQSFLETAHHALHHLA; encoded by the exons ATGGCTCAACTTTCTGCTCAAGGACGCATGAGGCTGATGG CCCTACAGCTGCTGCTGTGGCACAGTGCACTATGGTCAGGACAAGAGGCCATTCCCCTGCTCACCGTCAGCTCTCTGCCACCATCCCTGCCTTTGCCCCGAAGCTTTCTGCTTAAGTCCTTGGAGCAAGTGAGGAAGCTTCAGGCCAGGAACACTGACCTGCTGGAGCAGCTG ACAAAGTGCCTGAGCCAACTGCACAGTGGGCTCTTCCTCTACCAAGGTCTCCTGCAGGCCCTAGCAGGCATTTCCTCTGAGCTGGCCCCCACCTTGGATATGCTTCACCTGGATGTCGACAACTttgccaccaccatctggcagCAG ATGGAAAGCCTCGGGGTGGCCCCTACTGTGCAGCCCACCCAGAGCACCATGCCAATCTTCACTTCTGCCTTCCAGCGTCGGGCAGGAGGAGTCCTGGTCACTTCATACCTGCAGAGCTTCCTGGAGACGGCTCACCACGCTCTGCACCACTTGGCCTAG
- the Psmd3 gene encoding 26S proteasome non-ATPase regulatory subunit 3 isoform X2: MKQEGSARRRGADKAKPPPGGEQEPPPPAPQDVEMKEEAAAGSGSAGEGDGKAAATEHSQRELDTVTLEDIKEHVRQLEKAVSGKEPRFVLRALRMLPSTSRRLNHYVLYKAVHGFFTSNNATRDFLLPFLEEPMDTEADLQFRPRTGKAASAPLLPEVEAYLQLLMVIFLMNSKRYKEAQKISDDLMQKISTQNRRALDLVAAKCYYYHARVYEFLDKLDVVRSFLHARLRTATLRHDADGQATLLNLLLRNYLHYSLYDQAEKLVSKSVFPEQANNNEWARYLYYTGRIKAIQLEYSEARRTMTNALRKAPQHTAVGFKQTVHKLLIVVELLLGEIPDRLQFRQPSLKRSLMPYFLLTQAVRTGNLAKFNQVLDQFGEKFQTDGTYTLIIRLRHNVIKTGVRMISLSYSRISLADIAQKLQLDSPEDAEFIVAKAIRDGVIEASINHEKGYVQSKEMIDIYSTREPQLAFHQRISFCLDIHNMSVKAMRFPPKSYNKDLESAEERREREQQDLEFAKEMAEDDDDSFP; the protein is encoded by the exons ATGAAGCAGGAGGGCTCGGCGCGGCGCCGAGGCGCCGACAAGGCAAAGCCGCCGCCGGGAGGGGAACAAGAACCGCCGCCGCCGGCCCCCCAGGATGTGGAGATGAAAGAGGAGGCAGCAGCTGGGAGCGGCTCCGCGGGGGAAGGAGACGGCAAGGCTGCTGCGACCGAGCACTCCCAGCGAGAGTTGGACACTGTCACCTTAGAAG aCATCAAAGAGCATGTGAGACAGCTAGAGAAGGCCGTTTCCGGCAAGGAGCCTCGGTTTGTGCTGAGGGCACTGCGGATGCTGCCATCCACGTCACGACGCCTCAACCACTATGTTCTGTATAAGGCCGTGCATGGCTTCTTCACCTCCAATAACGCCACTCGAGATTTCTTGCTACCCTTCCTAGAAGAA CCCATGGACACAGAGGCCGACCTACAGTTCCGTCCTCGCACAGGAAAAGCTGCGTCAGCGCCCCTCCTGCCTGAGGTGGAAGCCTATCTCCAGCTGCTCATGGTCATCTTCCTGATGAACAGCAAGCGCTACAAAGAG GCACAGAAAATCTCTGACGACCTGATGCAGAAGATCAGCACTCAGAACCGCCGAGCCCTGGACCTCGTAGCTGCAAAGTGTTACTATTACCACGCCCGGGTCTACGAGTTCCTGGACAAGCTGGATGTGGTGCGCAG CTTCTTGCATGCCCGGCTCCGGACAGCCACCCTCCGGCATGATGCTGACGGACAGGCTACCCTTTTGAACCTTTTGCTTCGGAATTACCTACATTACAGCTTGTATGACCAGGCTGAGAAGCTAGTGTCCAAGTCTGTGTTCCCCGAACAGGCTAACAACAATGAGTGGGCCAGGTACCTCTACTACACAG GGCGAATCAAGGCTATCCAGCTGGAGTACTCTGAAGCCCGGAGAACGATGACCAATGCCCTTCGAAAGgcaccacagcacacagcagtTGGCTTCAAACAGACG GTGCACAAGCTTCTGATTGTGGTGGAGCTGCTGCTGGGGGAGATCCCAGACCGCCTGCAGTTCCGTCAGCCCTCCCTAAAGCGCTCTCTCATGCCCTACTTCCTTCTCACACAAG CTGTTAGGACAGGAAATCTTGCCAAGTTCAACCAAGTCCTGGATCAGTTTGGGGAGAAGTTTCAAACAGATGGGACCTACACCCTAATTATCCGACTGCGACACAATGTGATTAAGACAG GTGTGCGTATGATCAGCCTGTCCTATTCCCGTATCTCCCTGGCGGACATCGCCCAGAAGCTGCAGCTGGACAGCCCAGAAGATGCAGAGTTCATTGTCGCCAAG GCTATCCGGGACGGTGTGATTGAGGCCAGCATCAATCATGAGAAGGGATACGTCCAATCCAAAGAGATGATTGACATCTACTCCACCCGGGAACCTCAGCTGGCTTTCCACCAGCGCATCTCCTTCTGCCTGGACATCCACAACATGTCCGTCAAG GCCATGCGCTTTCCTCCCAAATCCTACAACAAGGACCTGGAGTCTGCAGAG GAACGGCGGGAGCGGGAGCAGCAGGACTTGGAGTTTGCCAAGGAGATGGCGGAGGATGACGACGACAGCTTCCCTTGA
- the Csf3 gene encoding granulocyte colony-stimulating factor isoform X3 yields the protein MAQLSAQGRMRLMALQLLLWHSALWSGQEAIPLLTVSSLPPSLPLPRSFLLKSLEQVRKLQARNTDLLEQLVSATKCLSQLHSGLFLYQGLLQALAGISSELAPTLDMLHLDVDNFATTIWQQMESLGVAPTVQPTQSTMPIFTSAFQRRAGGVLVTSYLQSFLETAHHALHHLA from the exons ATGGCTCAACTTTCTGCTCAAGGACGCATGAGGCTGATGG CCCTACAGCTGCTGCTGTGGCACAGTGCACTATGGTCAGGACAAGAGGCCATTCCCCTGCTCACCGTCAGCTCTCTGCCACCATCCCTGCCTTTGCCCCGAAGCTTTCTGCTTAAGTCCTTGGAGCAAGTGAGGAAGCTTCAGGCCAGGAACACTGACCTGCTGGAGCAGCTGGTGAGTGCG ACAAAGTGCCTGAGCCAACTGCACAGTGGGCTCTTCCTCTACCAAGGTCTCCTGCAGGCCCTAGCAGGCATTTCCTCTGAGCTGGCCCCCACCTTGGATATGCTTCACCTGGATGTCGACAACTttgccaccaccatctggcagCAG ATGGAAAGCCTCGGGGTGGCCCCTACTGTGCAGCCCACCCAGAGCACCATGCCAATCTTCACTTCTGCCTTCCAGCGTCGGGCAGGAGGAGTCCTGGTCACTTCATACCTGCAGAGCTTCCTGGAGACGGCTCACCACGCTCTGCACCACTTGGCCTAG
- the Csf3 gene encoding granulocyte colony-stimulating factor isoform X1: MAQLSAQGRMRLMALQLLLWHSALWSGQEAIPLLTVSSLPPSLPLPRSFLLKSLEQVRKLQARNTDLLEQLVSACATYKLCHPEELVLFGHSLGIPKASLSSCSSQALQQTKCLSQLHSGLFLYQGLLQALAGISSELAPTLDMLHLDVDNFATTIWQQMESLGVAPTVQPTQSTMPIFTSAFQRRAGGVLVTSYLQSFLETAHHALHHLA; this comes from the exons ATGGCTCAACTTTCTGCTCAAGGACGCATGAGGCTGATGG CCCTACAGCTGCTGCTGTGGCACAGTGCACTATGGTCAGGACAAGAGGCCATTCCCCTGCTCACCGTCAGCTCTCTGCCACCATCCCTGCCTTTGCCCCGAAGCTTTCTGCTTAAGTCCTTGGAGCAAGTGAGGAAGCTTCAGGCCAGGAACACTGACCTGCTGGAGCAGCTGGTGAGTGCG TGTGCCACCTACAAGCTGTGTCATCCGGAGGAGCTGGTGCTGTTTGGCCACTCTCTGGGTATCCCCAAGGCTTCCCTGAGCAGCTGCTCCAGCCAGGCCTTGCAGCAG ACAAAGTGCCTGAGCCAACTGCACAGTGGGCTCTTCCTCTACCAAGGTCTCCTGCAGGCCCTAGCAGGCATTTCCTCTGAGCTGGCCCCCACCTTGGATATGCTTCACCTGGATGTCGACAACTttgccaccaccatctggcagCAG ATGGAAAGCCTCGGGGTGGCCCCTACTGTGCAGCCCACCCAGAGCACCATGCCAATCTTCACTTCTGCCTTCCAGCGTCGGGCAGGAGGAGTCCTGGTCACTTCATACCTGCAGAGCTTCCTGGAGACGGCTCACCACGCTCTGCACCACTTGGCCTAG
- the Psmd3 gene encoding 26S proteasome non-ATPase regulatory subunit 3 isoform X1 yields the protein MKQEGSARRRGADKAKPPPGGEQEPPPPAPQDVEMKEEAAAGSGSAGEGDGKAAATEHSQRELDTVTLEDIKEHVRQLEKAVSGKEPRFVLRALRMLPSTSRRLNHYVLYKAVHGFFTSNNATRDFLLPFLEEPMDTEADLQFRPRTGKAASAPLLPEVEAYLQLLMVIFLMNSKRYKEAQKISDDLMQKISTQNRRALDLVAAKCYYYHARVYEFLDKLDVVRSFLHARLRTATLRHDADGQATLLNLLLRNYLHYSLYDQAEKLVSKSVFPEQANNNEWARYLYYTGRIKAIQLEYSEARRTMTNALRKAPQHTAVGFKQTVHKLLIVVELLLGEIPDRLQFRQPSLKRSLMPYFLLTQAVRTGNLAKFNQVLDQFGEKFQTDGTYTLIIRLRHNVIKTGVRMISLSYSRISLADIAQKLQLDSPEDAEFIVAKAIRDGVIEASINHEKGYVQSKEMIDIYSTREPQLAFHQRISFCLDIHNMSVKAMRFPPKSYNKDLESAEVSKNQGWTFSKGKQGGTWRAGQPLPWVEPSAPLLTGTAGAGAAGLGVCQGDGGG from the exons ATGAAGCAGGAGGGCTCGGCGCGGCGCCGAGGCGCCGACAAGGCAAAGCCGCCGCCGGGAGGGGAACAAGAACCGCCGCCGCCGGCCCCCCAGGATGTGGAGATGAAAGAGGAGGCAGCAGCTGGGAGCGGCTCCGCGGGGGAAGGAGACGGCAAGGCTGCTGCGACCGAGCACTCCCAGCGAGAGTTGGACACTGTCACCTTAGAAG aCATCAAAGAGCATGTGAGACAGCTAGAGAAGGCCGTTTCCGGCAAGGAGCCTCGGTTTGTGCTGAGGGCACTGCGGATGCTGCCATCCACGTCACGACGCCTCAACCACTATGTTCTGTATAAGGCCGTGCATGGCTTCTTCACCTCCAATAACGCCACTCGAGATTTCTTGCTACCCTTCCTAGAAGAA CCCATGGACACAGAGGCCGACCTACAGTTCCGTCCTCGCACAGGAAAAGCTGCGTCAGCGCCCCTCCTGCCTGAGGTGGAAGCCTATCTCCAGCTGCTCATGGTCATCTTCCTGATGAACAGCAAGCGCTACAAAGAG GCACAGAAAATCTCTGACGACCTGATGCAGAAGATCAGCACTCAGAACCGCCGAGCCCTGGACCTCGTAGCTGCAAAGTGTTACTATTACCACGCCCGGGTCTACGAGTTCCTGGACAAGCTGGATGTGGTGCGCAG CTTCTTGCATGCCCGGCTCCGGACAGCCACCCTCCGGCATGATGCTGACGGACAGGCTACCCTTTTGAACCTTTTGCTTCGGAATTACCTACATTACAGCTTGTATGACCAGGCTGAGAAGCTAGTGTCCAAGTCTGTGTTCCCCGAACAGGCTAACAACAATGAGTGGGCCAGGTACCTCTACTACACAG GGCGAATCAAGGCTATCCAGCTGGAGTACTCTGAAGCCCGGAGAACGATGACCAATGCCCTTCGAAAGgcaccacagcacacagcagtTGGCTTCAAACAGACG GTGCACAAGCTTCTGATTGTGGTGGAGCTGCTGCTGGGGGAGATCCCAGACCGCCTGCAGTTCCGTCAGCCCTCCCTAAAGCGCTCTCTCATGCCCTACTTCCTTCTCACACAAG CTGTTAGGACAGGAAATCTTGCCAAGTTCAACCAAGTCCTGGATCAGTTTGGGGAGAAGTTTCAAACAGATGGGACCTACACCCTAATTATCCGACTGCGACACAATGTGATTAAGACAG GTGTGCGTATGATCAGCCTGTCCTATTCCCGTATCTCCCTGGCGGACATCGCCCAGAAGCTGCAGCTGGACAGCCCAGAAGATGCAGAGTTCATTGTCGCCAAG GCTATCCGGGACGGTGTGATTGAGGCCAGCATCAATCATGAGAAGGGATACGTCCAATCCAAAGAGATGATTGACATCTACTCCACCCGGGAACCTCAGCTGGCTTTCCACCAGCGCATCTCCTTCTGCCTGGACATCCACAACATGTCCGTCAAG GCCATGCGCTTTCCTCCCAAATCCTACAACAAGGACCTGGAGTCTGCAGAGGTGAGCAAGAATCAAGGGTGGACCTTTTcaaaagggaagcagggagggacctggagggcAGGGCAGCCCCTGCCTTGGGTGGAGCCGTCAGCCCCTCTCCTCACAGGAACGGCGGGAGCGGGAGCAGCAGGACTTGGAGTTTGCCAAGGAGATGGCGGAGGATGA